The genomic stretch ACGTACTGGATGCCGAAGCGGCCCAGATCCCAGCCGATGGTTCCAAGCACGTTGATGTCCGCCTCGCAGGCATTGCAGCCACCGGCGCAGACCTGACGCAGGCGCAGGGATCGGCCGAAGAGGCGGAGCATTTTCTTGTCCAGGGCCTCGGCCAGACGCAATTCCTGATGGTCCGGGGTCAGGACGAGGTCCTCGCGTCGCCGGGTGGCCAGGCGGTGATCGTTGGTGTGTTGGATGGCGCCGTGGGGGCAGACCGTGACGCAGTCGCCGCAGAACAGACATCGGCCCAGATCCAGCCGGAGCTGTCCGTTATCCTTGGTGATGGCCTGGTTGGGGCAGACCTCGACGCACAGGGCGCAGTCCGGTGCGCAGCGTGTGCTGTCCAGGCGCAGGGCGCCGCCGTGAC from Deltaproteobacteria bacterium encodes the following:
- a CDS encoding 4Fe-4S dicluster domain-containing protein — protein: MYIFETLANRLKRGCMTIAFPHGTAPALPDRHGGALRLDSTRCAPDCALCVEVCPNQAITKDNGQLRLDLGRCLFCGDCVTVCPHGAIQHTNDHRLATRRREDLVLTPDHQELRLAEALDKKMLRLFGRSLRLRQVCAGGCNACEADINVLGTIGWDLGRFGIQYV